A part of Planococcus sp. MB-3u-03 genomic DNA contains:
- a CDS encoding TVP38/TMEM64 family protein — translation MNKKRIAKWLLAAVAIGLVIWLSRSVFDVEAEDLRSWILSFGLWAPVIYIIVYTVRPLIFFPASVLSIAGGLAFGAWMGTLYTIMGATLGAMLSFLVANSVGKSIVTKEWTGNAAKFQRQMEQNGFLYVLLFRLIPVINFDLISYMAAIAKVRFASFALATLIGIIPGTFAYNFLGSSFVSGNPKVITAAIAVFIILTVIPILIRNRWNSKNAENQRVQLDQES, via the coding sequence ATGAATAAAAAGCGCATTGCAAAATGGCTGCTGGCGGCTGTGGCCATCGGCTTGGTCATCTGGCTCAGCCGTTCAGTCTTCGATGTGGAGGCGGAAGACCTCCGCAGCTGGATATTATCGTTCGGGCTATGGGCGCCAGTCATCTATATCATCGTTTATACTGTCAGGCCGCTGATTTTCTTCCCGGCATCGGTATTATCGATTGCCGGCGGCTTGGCTTTCGGTGCCTGGATGGGCACCCTTTATACCATCATGGGCGCGACTTTGGGCGCGATGTTGTCCTTTCTAGTCGCCAATTCGGTGGGCAAAAGCATCGTTACAAAAGAATGGACAGGAAATGCGGCAAAATTTCAGAGGCAAATGGAACAGAACGGCTTTTTATACGTGCTGCTGTTCCGGCTGATCCCGGTCATCAATTTCGACTTAATCAGTTATATGGCGGCGATCGCCAAGGTGCGTTTCGCTTCGTTTGCATTGGCGACTTTGATCGGTATCATCCCCGGAACCTTTGCCTATAATTTTCTCGGCAGCAGCTTTGTCAGCGGCAATCCAAAAGTGATTACGGCAGCGATCGCCGTATTCATTATCTTGACGGTCATCCCGATTTTGATCCGCAATCGTTGGAACAGTAAGAATGCGGAAAACCAGCGAGTGCAATTGGATCAAGAGTCATAA
- a CDS encoding ABC transporter substrate-binding protein yields MKKYPIASLGILALALSACSSGDAGNATDADSLLTDDWSVIQDAAQGQEVNMYMWGGNDNINTYLDEWVAPRMKEQHGIELTRVPMNDAQDIINQLLDEKTAGKTDGSMDIVWINGENFKAAKDNGLLWGDFTGQLPNFNDYIDADAPEVSQDFGEPVEGLEAPWGKAQFVFVHEEDKHESPPTSMAELADWVQENPGQFTYPAPPDFTGSAFVRQVLYETTGGHEQYQQPAADIEDLEQRLEPMWQYLNSIEPYLWRGGET; encoded by the coding sequence ATGAAGAAATATCCAATAGCGTCATTGGGCATCCTGGCACTCGCCTTGTCAGCTTGTTCATCCGGAGATGCAGGAAACGCAACCGATGCAGACAGCTTATTGACAGATGACTGGAGCGTTATTCAAGACGCGGCGCAAGGACAGGAAGTCAATATGTACATGTGGGGCGGGAACGACAACATCAATACTTATTTGGATGAGTGGGTCGCGCCGCGCATGAAAGAACAGCACGGCATCGAGTTGACCCGTGTGCCGATGAATGACGCGCAAGACATCATCAACCAATTGCTCGACGAAAAAACGGCCGGTAAAACCGACGGCAGCATGGACATCGTCTGGATCAACGGCGAAAATTTCAAAGCCGCGAAAGACAATGGCTTGTTGTGGGGAGATTTCACCGGGCAATTGCCAAACTTCAATGACTACATCGATGCAGATGCACCGGAAGTTTCCCAAGATTTCGGAGAACCGGTGGAAGGCTTGGAAGCACCATGGGGCAAGGCACAATTCGTGTTCGTGCATGAAGAAGATAAACACGAATCCCCGCCGACATCGATGGCTGAACTCGCCGATTGGGTACAGGAAAATCCGGGACAGTTCACGTACCCTGCACCGCCTGATTTCACAGGAAGCGCTTTTGTCCGCCAGGTATTGTATGAAACGACCGGAGGACACGAGCAATACCAGCAGCCCGCTGCAGATATTGAAGATTTGGAACAACGCCTTGAACCGATGTGGCAATACTTGAATAGCATTGAGCCATATTTATGGCGCGGGGGAGAAACTTAA
- a CDS encoding ABC transporter permease: MWRKSKPYLLLLPAAGTIILLFFGGIFDGLLKSFGYFPAIGETDLSVAAYDRLLHSSAFWESMALTLRVAALSSLLSAVIGALVAVALFFLNDSMKTASPKAWHRLFQFPLTIPHLVAGYIVVLLFMQSGFVSRLLAAFGWIDEITDFPVLVNDPFGWGIILAYAWKEAPFVALMLYPVLSRIHGSWREVSRVFGAGTWQFVREVVVPIMMPAWAIATFIVFVFTFSAFEVPYLLGVTYPSVLPVYSYQLYTSGMLSDRPEALAVNMILAAITILLGLVAYYFSKRWNVLKGWG, translated from the coding sequence ATGTGGCGAAAGAGTAAACCGTATCTTTTACTGCTGCCGGCCGCCGGTACGATCATCCTCCTGTTTTTCGGGGGGATTTTTGATGGCCTGCTGAAAAGCTTTGGCTATTTTCCGGCGATCGGGGAGACCGATTTGAGCGTGGCGGCATATGACAGGCTCTTGCATTCCAGCGCTTTCTGGGAATCGATGGCGCTCACGCTGCGGGTAGCGGCGCTGTCTTCGCTGTTGTCAGCAGTCATCGGGGCGCTCGTTGCCGTGGCTTTGTTTTTTCTCAATGATTCGATGAAAACCGCGTCGCCGAAGGCATGGCATCGCTTGTTCCAATTTCCATTGACCATACCGCATCTGGTCGCTGGCTATATCGTCGTGCTGCTGTTCATGCAAAGCGGATTTGTATCGAGACTTCTTGCGGCTTTTGGGTGGATCGACGAAATTACGGATTTTCCAGTGCTCGTCAATGACCCGTTCGGGTGGGGGATCATCCTCGCTTACGCTTGGAAAGAAGCGCCTTTTGTGGCACTTATGCTATATCCGGTGCTGTCGCGGATCCACGGCTCCTGGCGTGAAGTGTCGCGTGTTTTCGGTGCGGGCACTTGGCAATTCGTCAGGGAAGTAGTCGTGCCGATCATGATGCCGGCATGGGCGATTGCTACGTTCATCGTCTTTGTGTTTACTTTTTCCGCTTTTGAAGTGCCGTATCTGCTCGGCGTCACCTACCCAAGTGTACTGCCGGTTTATTCGTATCAGCTTTACACAAGCGGCATGCTTTCGGACCGTCCGGAAGCGCTTGCGGTCAATATGATCCTCGCGGCTATTACGATTTTGCTGGGCTTGGTAGCGTATTACTTCAGTAAGCGCTGGAATGTACTGAAGGGGTGGGGCTAA
- a CDS encoding ABC transporter permease, which yields MKKHPKLMSLLLFIGLFIFVIVPFVPLILSSLSFGWRWPEVFPQVWSLRAWEYVVNDGRTWQAVGISLWIALIVTAVNILLAVPAANALARYPVRGRWLFETIIFAPIIIPPFISVMGIHLTFLRLGLTETVLGVVLAHIAPTLPYMFRAVMISYQTLSADWEDQARMLGAGAMPRFFHVVLPHLLPGIMAGASLSVLISLSQYLITFIIGAGQVVTLPILLFPFISGGDPAVASAYSLLYAAIAIAALVGMDAALKRYYQMNKASQDQARGVKP from the coding sequence ATGAAAAAACATCCGAAACTTATGTCCTTGTTATTATTCATCGGATTATTCATTTTTGTCATCGTCCCGTTTGTTCCCTTGATTTTATCGAGCCTGTCATTCGGCTGGCGCTGGCCGGAGGTTTTTCCGCAAGTCTGGAGCCTTCGTGCATGGGAATATGTCGTGAATGACGGGCGTACTTGGCAAGCGGTCGGTATCAGCTTATGGATCGCACTGATTGTAACGGCTGTGAATATCCTGCTGGCGGTCCCGGCGGCCAACGCATTGGCGCGTTATCCGGTCCGCGGCAGGTGGTTGTTCGAGACGATTATTTTTGCACCGATCATCATTCCGCCTTTTATCTCGGTCATGGGAATCCACTTGACCTTTTTGCGGCTCGGATTGACTGAAACCGTTCTTGGGGTTGTATTGGCGCATATCGCGCCGACTTTGCCGTATATGTTCCGTGCGGTCATGATCAGCTATCAAACCCTGTCAGCTGATTGGGAAGACCAGGCGCGCATGTTGGGGGCAGGTGCGATGCCGCGATTCTTTCATGTCGTGCTGCCGCATCTCCTTCCGGGCATAATGGCAGGCGCGAGTTTAAGTGTCTTGATTTCCTTGAGCCAATACTTGATCACCTTCATCATCGGTGCCGGCCAAGTGGTCACCTTGCCGATCTTGCTGTTTCCGTTCATCAGTGGAGGAGACCCAGCGGTAGCATCAGCTTATTCATTGCTCTATGCAGCTATCGCCATTGCGGCATTGGTTGGAATGGATGCCGCATTAAAACGCTATTATCAAATGAATAAAGCCTCACAGGATCAGGCGAGAGGAGTGAAACCGTGA
- a CDS encoding ABC transporter ATP-binding protein: MSDLRIIDMKKRYRAAQPKDEASFMLRPVQLTIREGEFFSLLGPSGCGKTTLLKLVAGLLEADGGEIWVGDENLTNVPPESRKFAMVFQQSLLFPHKTIEDNVAFGLKMQKVGKQQRLKAARDMLEHVGLGGFGSRFPDEVSGGQQQRVALARALVANPRVLLMDEPFSALDPGLREEMRDLLSRIQKEFRVTVLFVTHDRDEAFALSDRIAVMGEGELRQVGSARELYEHPESTAVASFLGLRNILSGAIENGRFASFDRIIEAAVNERLADGNYFMVIRPQAIKAAQGDQSGHVRISGIVEEMKYGRGMYSLKVKTGSQLLECVFTTSQAEKTAVGETIDLLVDMKEVWFLKE, encoded by the coding sequence GTGAGCGATTTGCGCATTATCGATATGAAAAAGCGCTACCGAGCTGCACAGCCGAAAGACGAAGCGTCGTTCATGCTTCGCCCGGTCCAGCTGACCATCCGTGAAGGAGAGTTCTTTTCGCTTCTTGGGCCTTCCGGTTGCGGCAAGACGACTTTGCTGAAACTGGTCGCTGGCTTATTGGAAGCAGATGGCGGAGAGATTTGGGTGGGGGATGAAAACCTGACGAATGTGCCGCCTGAATCGAGAAAATTCGCCATGGTGTTTCAGCAATCCTTGCTGTTTCCACATAAAACCATTGAAGACAATGTCGCGTTTGGCTTGAAAATGCAGAAAGTCGGCAAACAGCAGCGCTTGAAAGCAGCGCGCGATATGCTCGAACACGTGGGGCTTGGAGGATTCGGCAGCCGCTTTCCCGACGAAGTGAGCGGCGGGCAACAGCAGCGCGTGGCACTCGCCAGAGCCTTAGTGGCGAATCCGCGCGTCTTGTTGATGGATGAGCCATTCAGCGCGCTCGATCCGGGATTGCGGGAAGAAATGCGCGATTTGCTGAGCCGCATCCAAAAAGAATTTCGTGTGACCGTGCTGTTCGTAACGCACGACCGTGATGAAGCTTTCGCGTTATCCGACCGGATCGCGGTCATGGGCGAAGGAGAATTGCGTCAGGTCGGCAGTGCGAGAGAATTATATGAACACCCTGAAAGCACTGCGGTCGCTTCTTTTCTTGGCTTGCGGAATATCTTGAGCGGCGCGATAGAAAATGGCCGTTTTGCCTCTTTCGATAGAATAATTGAAGCAGCTGTCAATGAAAGGCTGGCAGATGGCAACTATTTCATGGTCATCAGGCCACAAGCGATCAAAGCGGCGCAGGGGGATCAATCAGGCCATGTCCGAATCAGCGGCATCGTCGAGGAAATGAAATATGGCCGCGGCATGTACAGCCTGAAAGTAAAAACAGGCAGCCAGCTGTTGGAATGTGTGTTTACCACCTCCCAAGCTGAAAAAACAGCAGTCGGGGAAACGATCGATTTGCTGGTGGATATGAAGGAAGTTTGGTTCCTGAAAGAATAG
- the namA gene encoding NADPH dehydrogenase NamA, translating to MAKLFEEFELKGVHFKNRIVMAPMCMYQSDKEDGHVTDWHRVHYPTRAVGGVGLIITEATAVQPIGRISSRDLGIWDDAHIDGQAEIVRLMKANGAKTGIQLAHAGRKATVDGDIQAPSAIAFNDKYKTPKAMTIEEIDETVQAFRDGAVRAKKAGFDVIEIHAAHGYLINQFLSPLTNQRTDEYGGSSENRYRLLRRVLDEVNSVWDGPLFVRISAEDYTDGGMTPAQYVEMTQWMKQQNVDLIDVSSGAVVPAQIPVFPGYQVNFAETIKKETPITTGAVGLITEPRHAEEILQNGRADFIFLARELLRNPYWAYTAARELGADIEAPVPYERGWL from the coding sequence GTGGCAAAACTTTTCGAAGAATTTGAGCTTAAGGGCGTCCATTTCAAAAACCGCATCGTCATGGCCCCGATGTGCATGTATCAAAGCGACAAAGAAGACGGGCATGTCACCGATTGGCACCGTGTCCATTATCCGACGCGCGCAGTCGGCGGCGTCGGTTTGATCATCACTGAAGCCACCGCCGTCCAGCCGATCGGGCGCATTTCATCGCGCGACCTCGGCATATGGGATGATGCCCATATCGACGGACAGGCGGAAATCGTCCGCTTGATGAAAGCGAACGGCGCAAAAACAGGCATTCAACTTGCCCATGCTGGCAGAAAAGCGACCGTCGACGGCGATATCCAGGCGCCGAGTGCGATTGCCTTCAACGATAAATACAAAACGCCAAAAGCGATGACGATAGAAGAAATCGATGAAACCGTCCAAGCGTTCCGAGACGGCGCTGTACGCGCCAAAAAAGCCGGCTTCGACGTCATCGAAATCCACGCAGCCCACGGCTATTTGATCAACCAGTTCTTATCTCCACTGACCAATCAACGCACCGACGAGTATGGCGGCAGCAGCGAAAACCGCTATCGCCTGCTGCGCCGCGTATTGGACGAAGTGAATTCAGTTTGGGACGGGCCATTATTTGTGCGCATTTCGGCAGAAGATTACACAGACGGCGGCATGACGCCTGCACAATACGTCGAGATGACCCAGTGGATGAAGCAGCAGAACGTCGATTTGATCGATGTCAGTTCAGGAGCTGTGGTGCCGGCACAAATCCCCGTATTCCCTGGCTACCAAGTGAATTTTGCGGAAACGATCAAAAAAGAAACACCCATCACAACCGGTGCAGTCGGCTTGATCACCGAACCTCGCCACGCAGAAGAAATTCTTCAAAACGGCCGTGCGGATTTCATCTTCCTGGCACGCGAATTGCTGCGCAACCCGTATTGGGCCTATACAGCCGCACGTGAGCTCGGAGCCGATATCGAAGCTCCTGTGCCTTATGAGCGGGGTTGGTTATGA
- the proC gene encoding pyrroline-5-carboxylate reductase: MKIVCVGAGSMAESMIHGWINKRIMKPDEISVMNRSDQDRLEFLHDEYGVNIVCDDKTELRDADFILLAMKPKDVEVALKGIREKLTGDTVIVSVAAGVSIETIQKHVGDFAVARAMPNTSAQIGKSATGVAWSKFVTKEQQHLLRKLLSSIGGVTVVEEDQLHAVTGIAGSGPAYLYYFAESMVQAGIDNGLSSADAKKLVRQTFDGAAEMLQQEDFGELRKRVTSPNGTTAAGLQALYDNDFKRIVGDCVTSAANRSRELGKEFE, translated from the coding sequence ATGAAAATTGTATGTGTAGGGGCCGGATCGATGGCCGAATCCATGATCCACGGCTGGATCAATAAGCGAATTATGAAACCCGATGAAATCTCCGTCATGAACCGGTCAGATCAGGACCGTTTGGAATTTTTGCATGATGAATACGGCGTCAATATCGTCTGCGACGACAAGACCGAACTGAGAGATGCTGATTTCATCCTGCTTGCGATGAAACCGAAAGATGTCGAAGTGGCATTGAAAGGCATCCGTGAAAAATTGACCGGCGATACCGTCATCGTTTCTGTCGCGGCAGGCGTTTCGATCGAGACGATCCAAAAGCATGTCGGCGATTTCGCCGTTGCCCGTGCGATGCCGAATACATCGGCGCAAATCGGCAAGTCGGCCACAGGCGTTGCCTGGAGCAAATTTGTCACCAAAGAACAGCAACACTTGCTGAGAAAGCTATTGTCGTCGATCGGCGGCGTGACGGTCGTGGAAGAAGACCAATTGCACGCGGTGACAGGCATTGCAGGAAGCGGCCCCGCGTATCTCTATTATTTCGCAGAATCCATGGTGCAGGCAGGGATCGATAACGGATTGTCTTCTGCAGATGCAAAGAAACTTGTGCGCCAAACCTTCGACGGCGCAGCGGAAATGCTCCAGCAGGAAGATTTCGGCGAATTGCGCAAGCGCGTCACGAGCCCGAACGGCACGACCGCCGCTGGACTTCAAGCCCTCTATGATAACGACTTCAAGCGCATCGTCGGCGATTGTGTCACCTCCGCCGCCAACCGCTCCCGGGAGCTCGGGAAAGAATTCGAATAA
- a CDS encoding MBL fold metallo-hydrolase has product MEPIKITIPTPFAVGDVNSYLLKGDALTLIDAGPKTPEAWEALKAGLKAANVVPEDIEQVVLTHHHPDHAGWVDGFDAAKLYGHPYNDLWLRRDEAFFDYHDAFYQERLKEEGVPGDLMFWMKKMKRPLNLMGNRPLDMAINEGDTIPGHADWHVMETLGHAQSHLSFWNPEERTMIGGDHVITKVSSNPLIEPPYNPEEGRPKSLLQYNASLSRLLKMPIDVIYSGHGEDVRNVHELVSTRLEKQHLRAMKVLAMLDRSNEQSVYELTQQLFPHAYEKELGLTLSETIGQVDYLLEDGLIEERLNDRGIFVYRQA; this is encoded by the coding sequence ATGGAACCGATCAAAATCACCATCCCGACGCCATTTGCCGTCGGAGATGTCAATTCTTATCTATTGAAAGGCGACGCGTTGACGTTGATCGATGCAGGACCGAAAACACCAGAAGCCTGGGAAGCGCTCAAGGCCGGGCTGAAAGCGGCGAATGTCGTCCCTGAAGACATCGAGCAAGTGGTCTTGACGCACCACCACCCGGATCACGCAGGATGGGTCGACGGCTTCGACGCCGCCAAATTGTACGGACATCCATATAACGATCTATGGCTGCGCCGGGACGAAGCTTTTTTCGATTATCATGACGCGTTCTATCAGGAGCGCTTGAAAGAAGAGGGCGTGCCGGGTGATTTGATGTTCTGGATGAAGAAGATGAAGCGGCCGCTCAATTTGATGGGGAACCGCCCGCTCGATATGGCCATCAATGAAGGCGATACGATTCCGGGCCACGCGGACTGGCATGTCATGGAGACTTTGGGGCATGCCCAGAGCCATCTGTCGTTTTGGAATCCGGAAGAACGCACGATGATCGGCGGCGACCATGTCATCACGAAAGTGTCCTCGAACCCGCTTATTGAACCGCCGTATAACCCGGAAGAAGGGCGACCGAAATCCTTGCTGCAATACAATGCATCCCTCAGCCGCCTATTGAAGATGCCGATTGACGTCATCTACAGCGGACATGGGGAGGATGTGCGCAATGTCCACGAACTCGTTTCCACACGCCTTGAAAAACAGCACTTGCGGGCAATGAAAGTGCTCGCCATGCTCGACCGGTCGAACGAGCAGTCAGTTTATGAATTGACGCAGCAGCTGTTTCCGCATGCTTACGAAAAAGAACTAGGCCTGACGCTGTCCGAGACGATCGGCCAGGTCGATTACCTGCTCGAAGACGGCTTGATCGAAGAGCGATTGAACGACCGGGGCATTTTCGTCTACCGCCAGGCTTAA
- a CDS encoding DUF3221 domain-containing protein, translated as MKKASLFLAGFLLLAGCSDDAAPTEPAEPAGNEEEPEIAVEQEGMTEEGFITQIGDGRILIGNIYFSVPEDVEVQFAEGGETSEAVISDLRTGMKVTTDYTGPLEESFPMQGEAEKITILQDEESQRQSEALQAFINEEQLSKLILMGQPLVRGDEIGFLFNDMETGDLMEVRIDMNTLEYTMGNEEEEEQAEDTEE; from the coding sequence GTGAAAAAAGCTAGTTTATTTCTCGCAGGATTCCTGCTATTGGCGGGTTGCTCCGATGATGCCGCACCGACAGAACCGGCGGAACCGGCAGGCAATGAAGAAGAACCGGAAATTGCAGTTGAACAAGAGGGCATGACGGAAGAAGGATTTATTACGCAAATCGGGGATGGACGCATTCTCATTGGCAATATTTACTTCTCTGTACCGGAAGATGTCGAAGTCCAGTTTGCAGAAGGCGGCGAAACGTCAGAAGCTGTCATCAGTGATTTGCGTACCGGCATGAAAGTCACGACGGATTATACTGGCCCGCTTGAAGAATCGTTCCCGATGCAAGGCGAAGCGGAAAAGATCACGATTTTGCAGGACGAAGAATCCCAGCGCCAATCAGAAGCTTTGCAGGCATTCATTAATGAAGAGCAATTGTCCAAATTGATTTTGATGGGCCAGCCGCTTGTGCGCGGCGATGAAATCGGGTTTTTATTCAATGACATGGAAACCGGCGATTTAATGGAAGTACGCATCGATATGAATACACTGGAATATACAATGGGCAATGAAGAAGAGGAAGAACAAGCAGAAGACACCGAGGAATAA
- a CDS encoding argininosuccinate synthase: MVLAYSGGLDTSVAIPWLKSQGYDVVAVCLDIGEGKDLDFIKQKALQVGAVESYMIDARDEFAEDYALISLQAHTLYEGKYPLVSALSRPLISKKLVEIAVESGATAVAHGCTGKGNDQVRFEVSIKSLNPDLEVVAPVRQWGWSRDEEIAYAKQHDVPVPVNLDSPFSIDMNLWGRANECGILEDPWATPPADAYDITNALEDTPDTPDIVEIEFVKGVPTKLNGIDYKLTDLIFELNHVAGKHGVGRIDHVENRLVGIKSREIYEAPAAMTLIAAHKELEDITLVKEMAHFKPVIEKKMTELIYEGLWFSPLRVALGAFLKETQEFVNGTVRVKLFKGHAITEGRKSPNSLYSEELATYSTDDTFNHESAVGFIELWGLPTVVNSKINKKEVAVTAQVKEEVQL, from the coding sequence ATCGTACTCGCATACTCAGGTGGACTAGATACATCGGTGGCCATTCCATGGCTCAAATCACAAGGCTATGACGTCGTCGCTGTTTGTCTCGACATCGGAGAAGGAAAAGACTTGGACTTCATCAAACAAAAAGCGCTGCAGGTCGGAGCGGTCGAAAGCTATATGATCGATGCAAGAGACGAATTTGCCGAAGACTATGCACTCATTTCGCTTCAAGCCCATACATTATATGAAGGCAAATACCCGCTCGTTTCTGCATTGTCGCGTCCGTTGATTTCCAAAAAACTCGTGGAAATTGCAGTGGAAAGCGGCGCAACGGCTGTTGCCCATGGCTGCACAGGAAAAGGCAACGACCAAGTTCGTTTTGAAGTTTCCATCAAATCGTTGAACCCTGACCTTGAAGTCGTCGCACCTGTTCGCCAGTGGGGCTGGTCGCGTGACGAGGAAATCGCTTATGCCAAACAGCATGACGTACCGGTTCCGGTCAACTTGGATTCGCCATTCTCCATCGACATGAACCTATGGGGCCGTGCCAACGAATGCGGCATCCTCGAAGATCCTTGGGCAACACCGCCAGCAGACGCATATGATATCACCAACGCACTAGAAGACACGCCGGATACGCCGGATATCGTGGAAATCGAATTCGTCAAAGGCGTACCGACCAAATTGAACGGCATCGACTATAAATTGACGGATCTGATCTTTGAATTGAACCATGTCGCAGGCAAACATGGCGTCGGCAGAATCGACCATGTGGAAAACAGACTGGTCGGCATCAAATCCCGTGAAATCTATGAAGCACCAGCAGCGATGACCTTGATCGCCGCGCATAAAGAACTTGAAGATATCACCTTGGTAAAAGAAATGGCTCATTTCAAGCCGGTCATCGAGAAGAAAATGACGGAATTGATCTATGAAGGGCTTTGGTTCTCTCCACTGCGTGTAGCACTTGGAGCATTCCTGAAAGAAACACAGGAATTCGTCAACGGCACCGTGCGTGTAAAACTATTCAAAGGCCATGCCATCACGGAAGGGCGTAAGTCACCGAACTCCTTGTACAGCGAAGAACTGGCGACGTATTCAACAGATGATACCTTTAACCACGAGTCTGCGGTCGGATTCATCGAGCTATGGGGCTTGCCGACAGTCGTCAACTCTAAAATCAACAAGAAAGAAGTTGCGGTCACGGCACAAGTCAAAGAGGAGGTGCAGCTATGA
- the argH gene encoding argininosuccinate lyase yields MTKLWGGRFQKTAEQWVDEFGASISFDQKLVLEDLQGSMAHVTMLSSCKILPQQDADLILSGLQTLQKKAENGELEYSVSNEDIHLNLEKLLIDEIGPVGGKLHTGRSRNDQVATDMHLYLKNRVTEIIELIEGFQSAIVEQAETHVETVVPGYTHLQRAQPISFGHHLMTYFWMLQRDKERMQESLKRIDVSPLGAGAMSGTSFPIDRELSAELLGFSGVYQNSLDAVSDRDFILEFLSNSSMLMMHLSRFAEEIILWSSEEFRFIELDDTFSTGSSIMPQKKNPDMAELVRGKTGRVYGNLFGLLTTLKGLPLAYNKDMQEDKEGMFDTVHTLMGSLPIFEGMIRTMNVNTASMEKAVNSDFSNATELADYLAAKGMPFREAHDVTGKLVFTCIQRGYYLKDLPLEDLQAASPLIEDDIYETLLPQTAVKRRNSLGGTGFDQVHHQLGLAKKLIG; encoded by the coding sequence ATGACCAAACTGTGGGGCGGTCGTTTCCAAAAGACAGCTGAACAGTGGGTCGACGAGTTCGGGGCTTCCATTTCCTTTGACCAGAAATTAGTGCTCGAGGATCTCCAGGGCAGCATGGCGCATGTCACCATGCTGTCTTCCTGTAAGATCCTGCCGCAGCAAGACGCTGACTTAATCTTGTCAGGGCTTCAGACGCTGCAGAAAAAAGCGGAGAACGGAGAACTTGAGTACAGCGTATCGAACGAAGACATCCACTTGAATTTAGAAAAACTCCTGATCGATGAGATCGGCCCTGTCGGCGGCAAACTCCATACCGGCAGAAGCCGCAACGACCAGGTAGCGACGGATATGCATCTGTATCTGAAAAACCGCGTGACGGAAATCATCGAACTGATCGAAGGATTCCAGTCGGCGATCGTCGAGCAGGCTGAAACGCATGTTGAGACGGTCGTGCCAGGGTATACGCATCTTCAGCGCGCGCAGCCGATTTCATTCGGCCATCATCTGATGACCTATTTCTGGATGCTGCAACGTGATAAAGAACGTATGCAGGAATCCTTAAAGCGCATCGATGTGTCGCCTTTAGGAGCAGGAGCGATGTCCGGGACGAGTTTCCCGATCGACCGCGAACTGTCCGCTGAACTGCTCGGCTTCTCAGGCGTCTATCAAAACAGCCTGGATGCCGTCAGCGACCGCGACTTTATCCTGGAGTTTCTCAGCAACTCATCGATGCTCATGATGCACTTATCACGCTTTGCAGAGGAGATCATCCTTTGGTCGAGCGAAGAGTTCCGTTTCATCGAACTCGATGATACATTCTCGACCGGCTCGAGCATCATGCCGCAAAAGAAAAATCCGGATATGGCGGAGCTTGTCCGCGGCAAGACAGGGCGTGTCTATGGCAATCTATTCGGCTTGCTGACGACTTTGAAAGGCCTGCCGCTTGCATACAATAAAGATATGCAGGAAGACAAAGAAGGGATGTTTGACACGGTCCACACCTTGATGGGATCTTTGCCGATCTTTGAAGGGATGATCCGGACGATGAATGTCAACACCGCCTCCATGGAAAAAGCGGTGAACTCCGACTTCTCGAATGCCACAGAGCTTGCGGATTATTTGGCGGCGAAAGGCATGCCGTTCCGCGAAGCGCACGATGTCACCGGCAAGCTGGTCTTCACGTGCATCCAGCGCGGCTATTATTTGAAAGACCTGCCGCTTGAGGATCTCCAGGCAGCCAGCCCGCTCATTGAAGACGATATTTACGAAACCTTGCTTCCGCAGACGGCCGTCAAACGCCGCAACTCACTAGGCGGCACAGGATTTGATCAAGTACATCATCAATTGGGACTAGCCAAGAAACTCATCGGGTGA